The following are encoded together in the Thermococcus celericrescens genome:
- a CDS encoding DUF5814 domain-containing protein, protein MLFVVRPGRKKNELEAFFIENEPEKLTAMKNLKAERIYRFIMREGRLFKVLEGSQYRNPKEIEKLLRQARIALVNADEWEDYFRRRLQNKRVERAELCRLCLLDGRVTVLTEGNRIKYHGEYICERCAEDELKRELRFRFRSVAMFDQAKKLLDRFRDLDKVLYAFDPRFDPTRHPEITKWDELKAKHMRVEKILLDELPLPEKFKSVLKAEGVNELLPVQSLAVKHGLLEGESLLVVSATASGKTLIGELAGVPKAMKGRKLLFLVPLVALANQKYEDFKRRYSKLGLRVAIRVGMSRIKTRDELVVVDTGIDADIIVGTYEGIDYLLRAGRKIGNVGTIVIDEIHTLDDEERGPRLDGLIARLRKLYPSAQFIGLSATVGNPGELARELGLKLVLYDERPVDLERHIIIARNESEKWRHIAVLCRAEAMRKSRQGYKGQTIVFTFSRKRTHELAAYLTSKGLKAKPYHSGLPYKQRKLTEMEFLAQRLDVVVTTAALGAGVDFPASQVVFESLAMGNKWLSVREFHQMLGRAGRPLYHEKGRVYLIVEPGRKYSAQMEGSEDEVAFKLLTAPIEPVMVEWSDELEQDNVLAHSCVFNRLDVIEDVQSKCLGANQSAEKVLEKLEEHGFVRLKGPSVEVTPYGRAVSMSFLLPKEASFIRKDLGKKPAQWIAVKLLPFENLYLSGTLQRELEGAVRGRLSANVFSPSFASILDELDRVIPELSPNAAERLFTLYQEFFMCPEEDCTDYAMERVSNLIIELRRNGKHPTQIAEHFRKVYGLIVYPGDVFTWLDGIVRKLEAIERIARVFHVRNAEEEAKVLKREIEEGRTIRKDYGDKRGRRDQGKPRRRNQTRKGLDRREKRSG, encoded by the coding sequence GTGAGGCCCGGGAGAAAGAAGAACGAACTTGAGGCATTCTTTATTGAGAACGAGCCGGAAAAGCTCACCGCGATGAAGAACCTGAAGGCCGAGAGGATATACCGCTTCATAATGCGCGAGGGGAGGCTCTTCAAGGTTCTTGAGGGAAGTCAGTATCGCAATCCGAAAGAGATAGAGAAGCTTCTTCGCCAAGCCAGAATCGCCCTGGTGAACGCCGACGAGTGGGAGGACTACTTCAGGAGAAGGCTCCAGAACAAGAGGGTTGAGAGGGCCGAGCTCTGCCGTCTCTGCCTCCTCGACGGCAGGGTAACTGTTCTCACCGAAGGAAACCGCATTAAATATCATGGCGAGTACATCTGCGAGAGGTGTGCGGAAGACGAGCTGAAGAGGGAGCTCCGCTTCAGGTTCAGGAGCGTTGCCATGTTCGACCAGGCAAAGAAGCTCCTCGACAGGTTTAGAGACCTCGATAAGGTTCTCTACGCCTTCGACCCCCGCTTCGACCCGACGAGGCATCCGGAGATAACCAAGTGGGACGAGCTGAAGGCCAAGCACATGCGCGTTGAGAAAATTCTCCTCGACGAGCTCCCGCTTCCCGAGAAGTTTAAATCCGTTCTCAAAGCGGAAGGTGTTAACGAACTCCTCCCGGTTCAGAGTCTGGCAGTAAAGCACGGCCTCCTTGAAGGCGAGAGCCTCCTAGTAGTTTCCGCCACGGCGAGCGGAAAAACCCTAATCGGCGAACTGGCCGGCGTCCCAAAGGCCATGAAGGGCAGAAAGCTACTCTTTCTAGTGCCGCTGGTCGCCCTGGCCAACCAGAAGTACGAGGACTTCAAGCGGAGGTATTCAAAGCTCGGGCTGAGGGTGGCCATTCGCGTTGGAATGAGCCGCATAAAAACCCGGGACGAGCTTGTGGTCGTTGATACGGGCATCGATGCCGACATCATAGTGGGAACCTACGAGGGCATAGACTACCTCCTCAGAGCTGGGAGGAAGATAGGAAACGTCGGAACCATCGTGATAGACGAGATACACACCCTCGACGACGAGGAGAGAGGGCCCCGCTTGGACGGGCTGATCGCGAGATTGAGAAAGCTCTATCCGAGCGCCCAGTTCATAGGCCTGAGCGCCACCGTCGGAAATCCCGGCGAACTGGCCAGGGAACTGGGGTTAAAACTGGTGCTCTACGACGAGAGACCGGTGGATTTGGAGAGGCACATAATCATAGCTAGAAACGAGTCCGAGAAGTGGCGTCACATAGCGGTTCTCTGCCGGGCGGAGGCGATGAGGAAATCCCGGCAGGGCTACAAGGGGCAGACGATAGTCTTCACCTTCTCGCGCAAGAGGACGCACGAGCTTGCCGCTTACCTCACGAGCAAAGGCCTCAAAGCCAAGCCCTACCACTCCGGTTTACCCTACAAACAGAGGAAACTCACCGAGATGGAGTTTTTAGCCCAGAGGCTCGACGTTGTAGTCACCACAGCCGCCCTTGGGGCCGGCGTTGACTTTCCCGCTTCACAGGTGGTCTTCGAGAGTTTGGCCATGGGCAACAAGTGGCTGAGCGTGAGGGAGTTCCACCAGATGCTCGGCCGTGCCGGAAGGCCGCTCTACCACGAGAAGGGCAGGGTCTACCTCATCGTTGAGCCTGGGAGGAAATATTCCGCCCAGATGGAAGGCAGCGAGGACGAGGTTGCCTTCAAGCTTTTGACCGCTCCAATTGAGCCCGTGATGGTGGAATGGAGCGACGAGCTTGAACAGGACAACGTCTTGGCCCACTCCTGCGTCTTCAACCGGCTCGACGTCATCGAGGACGTTCAATCCAAGTGCCTTGGTGCCAACCAGAGCGCGGAAAAGGTTCTCGAAAAGCTTGAGGAGCACGGCTTCGTCCGGCTCAAGGGGCCGTCTGTGGAGGTCACGCCCTACGGAAGGGCCGTGAGCATGAGCTTCCTCCTGCCCAAAGAGGCGTCCTTCATAAGGAAGGACCTCGGGAAGAAGCCCGCCCAGTGGATAGCAGTCAAGCTTTTGCCGTTCGAAAACCTTTACCTGAGCGGAACGCTCCAGAGGGAGCTTGAGGGGGCAGTTAGGGGAAGGCTGAGCGCCAACGTCTTCTCGCCGAGCTTTGCCTCAATCCTTGATGAACTTGATCGAGTTATCCCCGAACTCAGCCCCAACGCGGCGGAGAGGCTCTTCACGCTCTACCAGGAGTTCTTCATGTGTCCTGAAGAGGACTGCACCGACTACGCGATGGAGCGCGTTAGCAATCTGATAATCGAGCTGAGGAGGAACGGTAAGCACCCAACCCAGATAGCGGAACACTTCAGGAAGGTCTACGGGCTGATAGTCTATCCTGGAGACGTCTTCACGTGGCTCGATGGCATCGTGAGGAAGCTTGAGGCGATAGAGAGGATCGCGAGAGTCTTCCACGTGAGGAACGCCGAGGAGGAGGCGAAGGTTCTGAAGAGGGAGATTGAAGAGGGCAGAACGATACGCAAGGACTACGGGGACAAGAGAGGCCGGAGAGACCAAGGAAAACCGAGGAGGCGGAACCAGACCCGAAAAGGACTGGATAGAAGAGAAAAAAGGAGCGGCTGA
- a CDS encoding DUF63 family protein: MLESLWNELWGFIYKYFWEPMFTRSGYNPVNTLVYALLLGFGVIYSYKYIIKPLRIKVDERLFLAVTPMVIFGSTVRALVDGGVLPKNPLILTPGIFFTAFVLILPALAADAKMGTYPKITTAWGALLALWANYLLVINAKSWEPYGLTLIHTAVSFAAVFAFYRWRPFDRLYLYPVLAHYFDIASTVVAIHFYGYREVHWLENILVNHLGAYSYYPWITLILVVVYYGLKYLVPDEEERRFWYLAIYILGLGPAIRDPAQLVLQIGG, translated from the coding sequence ATGCTGGAATCACTGTGGAATGAACTGTGGGGTTTCATATACAAATACTTCTGGGAGCCGATGTTCACGAGAAGCGGCTACAACCCTGTTAACACGCTTGTGTATGCCCTCTTGCTGGGGTTTGGAGTGATATACTCATATAAGTATATAATCAAGCCCCTCAGGATAAAGGTCGATGAGAGGCTCTTCCTGGCAGTTACTCCTATGGTAATCTTCGGCTCCACGGTGAGGGCACTCGTTGACGGTGGAGTTCTTCCAAAGAACCCTCTCATACTTACTCCAGGTATATTCTTTACGGCGTTCGTTCTGATACTCCCCGCCCTCGCGGCGGACGCAAAAATGGGCACCTATCCGAAAATAACGACTGCTTGGGGGGCACTGCTGGCGCTCTGGGCCAACTACCTTTTGGTGATCAATGCCAAAAGCTGGGAGCCCTACGGGCTGACCCTCATCCACACCGCAGTCAGCTTTGCTGCAGTCTTCGCGTTCTACCGGTGGAGGCCCTTTGACAGGCTCTACCTCTACCCGGTTCTCGCCCACTACTTCGATATAGCTTCGACTGTCGTGGCCATCCACTTCTACGGCTACCGCGAGGTGCACTGGCTGGAAAACATCCTGGTGAACCATCTGGGGGCATACTCATACTACCCGTGGATAACCCTGATACTTGTGGTGGTATACTACGGGCTCAAATACCTTGTGCCCGACGAAGAGGAGAGGCGCTTCTGGTACCTCGCAATATACATCCTCGGCTTAGGCCCGGCCATAAGGGACCCGGCCCAGCTGGTGCTTCAGATAGGAGGCTGA
- a CDS encoding energy-coupling factor transporter transmembrane component T family protein, which produces MIYPFYTEKSSPLHSLDPRVKIIGTIAGIAAIMLYNDPKILIPLFFAFLLVGRLLGGVEIREQIKLLKPLLPIVIITLVVWPIIYEPRLKGLLFGVSFAMRLLTFALITFLLLMTTTQRDLILGFVRLGMPYEFGLTISIALRYIPTLYVLSRNITDAQRSRGWEVEKGNLLVRAKKMTAVLIPLLVASLKTAHELSIALESRALGTGRKRTFLYDIEMTGRDYAATAIILILFGLALYVRYGLGLGHVSIYG; this is translated from the coding sequence ATGATCTATCCATTCTACACGGAGAAGAGCTCTCCACTGCACTCCCTCGACCCCAGGGTCAAGATAATCGGTACCATCGCCGGGATAGCGGCGATTATGCTGTACAACGACCCCAAAATCCTGATACCTCTCTTCTTCGCTTTCCTGCTCGTCGGAAGGCTCCTCGGCGGGGTCGAGATACGGGAGCAGATAAAGCTCCTCAAACCCCTCCTGCCGATAGTTATCATAACCCTCGTGGTGTGGCCCATCATCTACGAGCCGAGGCTCAAGGGACTGCTCTTCGGTGTTTCTTTCGCCATGAGGCTGCTCACGTTTGCGCTGATAACGTTCCTCCTGCTGATGACGACAACCCAGCGCGACCTGATACTGGGTTTCGTGAGGCTGGGCATGCCCTACGAGTTTGGTCTGACGATCTCGATAGCCCTCCGCTACATTCCGACACTCTACGTGCTATCCAGAAACATAACCGATGCCCAGAGGAGCCGCGGCTGGGAAGTCGAGAAGGGGAATCTCCTGGTGAGAGCAAAGAAGATGACCGCCGTTCTCATCCCCCTGCTCGTTGCCTCCCTCAAAACCGCTCACGAGCTGAGCATAGCCCTCGAGAGCAGGGCGCTCGGGACTGGCAGGAAGAGAACGTTCCTCTACGATATCGAGATGACGGGCAGGGACTACGCGGCCACTGCGATTATATTAATCCTCTTCGGACTGGCGCTCTACGTCCGCTACGGCCTGGGACTCGGCCACGTTAGTATATACGGCTAG